Proteins encoded by one window of Xanthomonas sp. DAR 80977:
- a CDS encoding FAD-binding oxidoreductase yields the protein MTDPRLDALTHAVPGLRLKTDPADLEHYGRDWTRRWTPAPLAIALPATVDEVQAVLRWANAHAVAVVPSGGRTGLSGGAVAAHGELVLSLERMNKALAFDAVDRTLTVQAGMPLEAVHNAAREHGLVYPVDFAARGSCSIGGNIATNAGGIRVIRYGNTREWIAGLKVVTGSGELLELNRGLIKNSSGYDFRQLLIGSEGTLGIVVEATLRLTDPPPPSNVMLLALPSFEVLMQVFAAFRGRLQLEAFEFFTDRALEHVLAHGAQAPFDTVYPYYVVTEYASGDETQEAAALAAFETCMEQGWVLDGVISQSDAQAAQLWRLREGITEALARYKPYKNDVSVRISAMPAFLAQTQALLGAAYPQFDVVWFGHIGDGNLHINVLKPDATADADFIAACEQVTKLLAQVLAEHGGSISAEHGIGLVKKPYLQSTRSAEEIALMRAVKRVFDPAGLLNPGKLFDP from the coding sequence ATGACCGACCCGCGCCTGGATGCCCTTACGCACGCCGTTCCCGGACTGCGCCTGAAGACCGACCCCGCCGACCTGGAGCACTACGGCCGCGACTGGACCCGGCGCTGGACGCCGGCGCCGCTGGCGATCGCGCTGCCGGCGACGGTGGACGAGGTGCAGGCGGTGCTGCGCTGGGCCAACGCGCACGCGGTGGCGGTGGTGCCTTCCGGCGGCCGCACCGGCCTGTCCGGCGGCGCGGTGGCCGCGCACGGCGAACTGGTGCTGAGCCTGGAGCGGATGAACAAGGCGCTGGCGTTCGACGCGGTCGACCGCACCCTCACCGTGCAGGCCGGCATGCCGCTGGAAGCGGTGCACAACGCGGCGCGCGAGCACGGGCTGGTGTATCCGGTGGATTTCGCCGCGCGCGGCTCCTGTTCGATCGGCGGCAACATCGCCACCAACGCCGGCGGCATCCGCGTGATCCGCTACGGCAATACCCGCGAATGGATCGCCGGGCTCAAGGTGGTCACCGGCAGCGGCGAGCTGCTCGAACTCAACCGCGGGCTGATCAAGAATTCCAGCGGCTACGATTTCCGCCAGTTGCTGATCGGCTCGGAAGGCACGCTCGGCATCGTCGTGGAGGCCACGCTGCGGCTGACCGATCCGCCGCCGCCGAGCAACGTGATGCTGCTGGCGCTGCCCTCGTTCGAGGTGCTGATGCAGGTGTTCGCCGCGTTCCGCGGCCGCCTGCAGCTGGAGGCGTTCGAATTCTTCACCGATCGCGCGTTGGAACATGTGCTGGCGCACGGCGCGCAGGCGCCGTTCGACACGGTCTACCCGTATTACGTGGTCACCGAGTACGCCAGCGGCGACGAGACGCAGGAAGCCGCGGCGCTGGCCGCGTTCGAGACGTGCATGGAGCAGGGCTGGGTGCTGGACGGGGTGATCAGCCAGAGCGATGCGCAGGCGGCGCAGCTGTGGCGCCTGCGCGAAGGCATCACCGAGGCGCTGGCGCGCTACAAGCCGTACAAGAACGACGTGTCGGTGCGGATCTCGGCGATGCCGGCGTTCCTGGCGCAGACCCAGGCGCTGCTCGGCGCGGCCTACCCGCAGTTCGACGTGGTCTGGTTCGGCCATATCGGCGACGGCAACCTGCACATCAACGTGCTCAAGCCCGACGCCACCGCCGATGCGGACTTCATCGCCGCCTGCGAGCAGGTCACCAAGCTGCTGGCGCAGGTGCTGGCCGAGCATGGCGGCAGCATCTCCGCCGAACACGGCATCGGCCTGGTCAAGAAGCCGTATCTGCAGAGCACCCGCAGCGCCGAGGAGATCGCGCTGATGCGCGCGGTCAAGCGCGTGTTCGATCCGGCCGGGCTGCTCAATCCCGGCAAGCTGTTCGATCCCTGA
- a CDS encoding DUF4105 domain-containing protein yields the protein MARRRLRRLAWLALLALACAAPAQALQLQVDARGLSAPERAASQALLDAARPKLPPAWSAAIETPLTLQWRDDLPAQVHGRAQARQLLLNKALLRAWLARPAAAADGDVDADAARRPALAALLHELAHFYDRSAAGRLSSDPRLLDLAGWQVSPMRLGLRLGRNAFSERSPDRYELTSPTEFVAVNLEHFLLDPDYACRRPALARYFAQRLDWSPPAAACAPGLAYLQDPLADEAALLQLDPARVYAVDYLLAEGNAQPMSHWGHSMLRLVICAPGRPPGPQCRLDLAYHKVLSFRAFVDDVQISSLRGLVGSYPSRLFVLPLRQVVDEYTQVQLRGLQSIPLTLAPQEIAALLERAAQLHWSYDGRYYFLSNNCAVETYKLLHDGVPRLAGARLSGISPTGLLRRLGRAGVADTAVLDDADAAARQGYYFAPASAHYAAMFAVARAQLALPARSVEAWLDLPAAQRAPWLQRGDLRASAALLLLENAARRRQEQRGRDALKRRYLDKAHPPAAVAGGAGADAENTGNAGVASATADAAETRDAAAAVRALLAQQGLLSQPSTLLQGQPGYGLPQAQERAWLQLQGQARIDALRSDGAALQARLHALLPPPLRAELQQIDANLAALGTRLRDLNRDSGGLQLLSPSLLQPADAK from the coding sequence ATCGCGCGCCGGCGGCTGCGCCGGCTGGCGTGGCTTGCGCTGCTGGCCCTGGCCTGCGCGGCACCCGCGCAGGCCTTGCAACTGCAGGTCGACGCGCGCGGCCTGAGCGCGCCCGAACGCGCGGCCAGCCAGGCCCTGCTCGACGCGGCGCGGCCGAAGCTGCCGCCGGCCTGGAGCGCGGCGATCGAGACGCCGCTGACGCTGCAATGGCGCGACGACCTGCCGGCGCAGGTGCATGGCAGGGCGCAGGCGCGGCAACTGCTGTTGAACAAGGCCTTGCTGCGCGCGTGGCTGGCGCGGCCTGCCGCGGCCGCCGATGGCGATGTGGACGCCGATGCGGCGCGGCGGCCGGCGCTGGCCGCGCTGCTGCATGAACTGGCGCACTTCTACGACCGTTCCGCGGCGGGCCGGCTGTCGTCGGATCCGCGCCTGCTGGATCTGGCCGGCTGGCAGGTCAGCCCGATGCGGCTGGGCCTGCGCCTGGGCCGCAACGCCTTCAGCGAGCGCAGCCCGGACCGCTACGAACTGACGTCGCCGACGGAATTCGTCGCGGTCAACCTGGAACACTTCCTGCTCGATCCGGACTACGCCTGCCGGCGCCCGGCGCTGGCGCGCTATTTCGCGCAGCGCCTGGACTGGTCGCCGCCGGCCGCCGCGTGCGCGCCCGGCCTGGCCTATCTGCAGGATCCGCTGGCCGACGAGGCGGCGTTGCTGCAACTGGATCCGGCGCGGGTCTACGCGGTGGACTACCTGCTGGCCGAGGGCAACGCGCAGCCGATGAGCCATTGGGGCCACAGCATGCTGCGGCTGGTGATCTGCGCGCCGGGGCGACCGCCCGGGCCGCAATGCCGGCTGGACCTGGCCTATCACAAGGTGCTGTCGTTCCGCGCCTTCGTCGACGACGTGCAGATCTCCAGCCTGCGCGGCCTGGTCGGTTCGTATCCGTCGCGGCTGTTCGTGCTGCCGCTGCGGCAGGTGGTCGACGAATACACCCAGGTGCAGCTGCGCGGCCTGCAGTCGATTCCGCTGACGCTGGCGCCGCAGGAGATCGCGGCGCTGCTGGAGCGCGCCGCGCAGCTGCACTGGAGCTACGACGGGCGCTATTACTTTCTCAGCAACAATTGCGCGGTGGAAACCTACAAGCTGCTGCACGACGGCGTGCCGCGCCTGGCCGGCGCGCGGTTGTCCGGAATCAGCCCGACCGGCCTGCTGCGGCGCCTGGGCCGCGCCGGCGTCGCCGACACCGCGGTGCTGGACGATGCCGACGCCGCCGCGCGCCAGGGCTATTACTTCGCGCCGGCGAGCGCGCACTACGCGGCCATGTTCGCGGTGGCGCGCGCGCAGCTGGCGTTGCCCGCGCGCAGCGTGGAAGCCTGGCTGGACCTGCCGGCGGCGCAGCGCGCGCCCTGGCTGCAGCGCGGCGACCTGCGCGCCAGCGCCGCCTTGCTGTTGCTGGAAAACGCCGCGCGCCGGCGCCAGGAGCAGCGCGGCCGCGATGCGTTGAAGCGGCGCTATCTGGACAAGGCGCATCCGCCTGCGGCGGTGGCTGGCGGCGCAGGCGCCGATGCCGAGAACACCGGCAACGCCGGTGTTGCCAGCGCGACCGCCGACGCGGCCGAGACCCGCGACGCGGCGGCGGCGGTGCGCGCGCTGCTGGCGCAGCAGGGCCTGTTGAGCCAACCGTCGACGCTGCTGCAGGGCCAGCCCGGCTACGGGCTGCCGCAGGCGCAGGAACGCGCATGGCTGCAACTGCAGGGCCAGGCGCGGATCGACGCGTTGCGCAGCGACGGCGCCGCGCTGCAGGCGCGGCTGCATGCCTTGCTGCCGCCGCCGCTGCGCGCGGAGCTGCAGCAGATCGACGCGAACCTGGCGGCGCTGGGCACGCGGCTGCGCGATCTCAATCGCGACAGCGGCGGACTGCAGTTGCTGTCGCCGTCGCTGCTGCAGCCTGCGGATGCGAAATGA
- the serA gene encoding phosphoglycerate dehydrogenase, which produces MSPKRTSFPKQDIRVLLLEGISQTAIDVFRAAGYSQIELHAKSLPEQELKARIAEAHIVGIRSRTQLSAEVLAQAKRLIAVGCFCIGTNQVDLDAAELAGIPVFNAPYSNTRSVAELVIAEAILLLRGIPQKNAECHRGGWSKSAAGSHETRGKVLGIVGYGHIGTQVGVLAESLGMQVIFHDIEAKLSLGNARAATDLDELLARSDVVTLHVPETAATKDMIGAAQIAQMKPGAHLINASRGTVIDIAALDAALRSGHIGGAAVDVFPVEPKGNGDLFESPLAAHDNVILTPHVGGSTLEAQDNIGVEVAAKLVRYSDNGSTLSAVNFPEVTLPEHAESLRLLHIHRNVPGVLSQINELFSRHNVNIDGQFLRTDPKVGYVVIDVAASEELAGVLKDELGQIAGTLRTRILY; this is translated from the coding sequence ATGTCGCCCAAGAGAACCTCGTTTCCGAAGCAGGATATCCGCGTGCTGTTGCTCGAAGGCATCAGCCAGACCGCCATCGACGTGTTCCGCGCCGCCGGCTACTCGCAGATCGAACTGCACGCCAAGTCGCTGCCGGAACAGGAACTGAAGGCGCGCATCGCCGAGGCGCACATCGTCGGCATCCGCTCGCGCACCCAGCTCAGCGCCGAGGTGCTGGCGCAGGCCAAGCGCCTGATCGCGGTCGGTTGCTTCTGCATCGGCACCAACCAGGTGGACCTGGACGCGGCCGAGCTGGCCGGCATCCCGGTGTTCAACGCGCCCTATTCCAACACCCGCAGCGTCGCCGAGCTGGTCATCGCCGAGGCGATCCTGCTGCTGCGCGGCATTCCGCAGAAGAACGCCGAATGCCACCGCGGCGGCTGGTCGAAGTCGGCCGCCGGCAGCCACGAGACCCGCGGCAAGGTGCTGGGTATCGTCGGCTACGGGCATATCGGCACCCAGGTCGGCGTGCTGGCCGAATCGCTGGGCATGCAGGTGATCTTCCACGACATCGAGGCCAAGCTGTCGCTGGGCAACGCGCGCGCGGCGACCGACCTGGACGAGCTGTTGGCGCGTTCGGACGTGGTGACCCTGCACGTGCCGGAAACCGCCGCGACCAAGGACATGATCGGCGCGGCGCAGATCGCGCAGATGAAGCCCGGCGCGCACCTGATCAACGCCTCGCGCGGCACCGTGATCGACATCGCCGCGCTGGACGCGGCGCTGCGCTCCGGCCACATCGGCGGCGCGGCGGTGGACGTGTTCCCGGTCGAGCCCAAGGGCAACGGCGACCTGTTCGAATCGCCGCTGGCCGCGCACGACAACGTGATCCTGACCCCGCACGTGGGCGGCAGCACGCTGGAAGCGCAGGACAACATCGGCGTGGAGGTGGCGGCCAAGCTGGTGCGCTACAGCGACAACGGCAGCACCCTGTCGGCGGTGAACTTCCCCGAGGTCACCCTGCCCGAGCACGCCGAGAGCCTGCGCCTGCTGCACATCCACCGCAACGTGCCAGGCGTGCTGTCGCAGATCAACGAACTGTTCTCGCGCCACAACGTCAACATCGACGGCCAGTTCCTGCGCACCGACCCCAAGGTCGGCTACGTGGTGATCGACGTCGCCGCCAGCGAGGAACTGGCGGGGGTGCTGAAGGACGAGCTGGGGCAGATCGCCGGCACGCTGCGCACGCGGATTCTCTACTGA
- a CDS encoding DUF2388 domain-containing protein — translation MNRVTVRCALLLILTVPAFAQASSFAGTSAGSASAGSAGSSASSDSSSGDDKLVLQARDDAAGFVASAGRIRGVQLEAALHVLRERNPQARQASDLQLAQAILAL, via the coding sequence ATGAACCGAGTGACCGTGCGCTGCGCCCTGTTGTTGATCCTGACCGTCCCGGCGTTCGCGCAGGCCTCCAGCTTCGCCGGCACCTCCGCCGGCTCGGCCTCGGCCGGTTCGGCCGGCAGTTCGGCGTCCTCGGACAGCAGCTCGGGCGACGACAAGCTGGTGCTGCAGGCGCGCGACGACGCGGCCGGCTTCGTCGCCAGCGCCGGCCGCATCCGCGGCGTGCAGCTGGAAGCGGCGCTGCACGTGCTGCGCGAGCGCAATCCGCAGGCGCGGCAGGCCAGCGACCTGCAACTGGCGCAGGCCATCCTGGCGCTGTGA